One window from the genome of Bacillus mesophilus encodes:
- a CDS encoding kinase-associated lipoprotein B → MSEQLKVGDLVRAPYKTGVYIGEITNERPEHYLVKVIAVIKHPTQGDLHNPKQVNVPLFHERRALAEREQTNIPKAMVKKYEGEIAPYKETLKAALDKLKAELLEDSSEWALLSIEKLNQLEKEYF, encoded by the coding sequence ATGAGTGAGCAGTTAAAAGTAGGAGATCTTGTTAGAGCACCTTACAAAACTGGTGTTTACATTGGGGAAATTACAAACGAAAGACCAGAACATTACTTAGTAAAAGTTATAGCAGTAATTAAACATCCAACTCAAGGTGATCTACATAATCCAAAACAGGTGAATGTTCCCTTATTTCACGAAAGACGTGCCTTAGCAGAGCGAGAGCAAACAAATATACCAAAAGCTATGGTAAAAAAATATGAAGGCGAAATCGCTCCATACAAAGAAACATTAAAGGCTGCACTAGACAAGTTAAAAGCTGAGCTTTTAGAGGACAGCAGTGAATGGGCATTACTTTCAATAGAAAAGCTCAATCAGCTTGAAAAAGAATATTTTTAA
- a CDS encoding GNAT family N-acetyltransferase, which produces MSKTLKKQEWFTAPPEIVTENYYIRGLSITDADRLFPILSDKETMKFITPHPVQTVADVKVNIQDNLRNFSLQKEIPWVIIHKESHELIGMFRFHKLNMWHQKTEMGVVIGKSHQHKGVMSEMLKHLLQFGFVTLGLNRIVGDIFAGNRGSEQLLLKYGFHKDGQIRQTDFDGEQFHDTVVYSLLKNEYLKEGH; this is translated from the coding sequence ATGAGTAAGACCTTAAAGAAACAAGAATGGTTTACGGCACCACCCGAAATAGTAACAGAGAATTATTATATAAGGGGACTTTCTATTACAGATGCAGATCGTTTGTTTCCAATCTTATCTGATAAGGAAACCATGAAGTTCATTACTCCTCATCCAGTCCAGACAGTGGCTGATGTTAAGGTTAATATCCAAGACAACCTACGTAATTTTTCCTTGCAAAAAGAAATACCTTGGGTAATCATACATAAAGAGAGTCATGAACTAATTGGTATGTTTCGTTTTCATAAGTTAAATATGTGGCATCAAAAAACGGAGATGGGTGTTGTGATTGGAAAGAGTCATCAGCACAAAGGTGTTATGAGTGAAATGCTGAAACACCTGCTACAATTTGGATTTGTTACTCTCGGATTAAATCGAATTGTTGGGGATATTTTTGCAGGAAATAGAGGTTCTGAACAGTTACTTCTAAAGTATGGATTTCACAAAGATGGACAAATAAGACAAACAGATTTTGATGGAGAACAGTTTCATGATACTGTTGTTTATTCTTTATTGAAAAACGAGTATTTAAAAGAGGGACATTAG
- a CDS encoding asparagine synthase — translation MDIREGLVPTVLGTAVTATGYALKQSHRVSPMVSNTIFGFGLAHVVLGAIDLVEHRR, via the coding sequence ATGGATATCCGCGAAGGGTTAGTACCGACTGTTTTAGGAACTGCAGTTACGGCTACAGGCTATGCCTTAAAGCAAAGTCACAGAGTAAGTCCAATGGTGTCGAATACTATTTTCGGCTTTGGTTTGGCACATGTTGTATTAGGTGCAATCGACCTAGTTGAGCACCGTCGATAG
- a CDS encoding DUF1871 family protein encodes MNNLNVRLYEALYEWDPFQIGKGNYDPEFADIIQAVHEFDDVYKLVNRIQEIFQFSFEQIPSKKENVTMATQLINMKNDESCTLN; translated from the coding sequence ATGAACAATTTAAATGTAAGACTCTACGAAGCTCTTTATGAATGGGATCCGTTTCAAATTGGTAAAGGTAATTATGATCCGGAGTTTGCTGACATCATTCAGGCCGTTCATGAGTTTGATGATGTATATAAATTAGTAAATCGTATTCAGGAAATATTTCAGTTTTCCTTTGAGCAAATTCCATCGAAAAAGGAAAATGTCACAATGGCAACGCAGCTTATCAATATGAAAAATGACGAGTCATGTACATTAAATTAG
- a CDS encoding RNA polymerase sigma factor, with the protein MNEEELIFKAKQGNTFAFQQLVQQYSPVVERFAYQLGNRRDEIDDIVQEVFIRVYRFLDQFSKAKFTTWLYKITLNVTRDMGRKKSQNERKLFKIQLEPVQDYPEVEASILQSEEDRLLHISIQRLDEKYRVPIILFYFHDKKYDEIADILSISLSSVKTRLLRGKTMLKKIMEDEEKKGGEG; encoded by the coding sequence TTGAATGAGGAAGAGTTGATTTTTAAGGCAAAGCAAGGAAATACATTTGCTTTTCAACAACTAGTTCAGCAGTATTCGCCTGTTGTTGAGCGTTTTGCATATCAGTTAGGTAATCGAAGAGATGAAATAGATGATATCGTACAGGAAGTTTTTATTCGAGTGTACCGATTTTTAGATCAGTTTTCTAAAGCTAAATTTACCACATGGCTTTATAAGATTACTTTAAATGTAACGAGAGATATGGGCAGAAAAAAATCACAGAATGAACGAAAGTTATTTAAAATTCAATTAGAACCAGTACAGGATTATCCTGAAGTCGAGGCATCTATTCTTCAAAGCGAGGAGGATCGTCTCTTGCATATTAGCATTCAACGATTGGATGAGAAATATCGAGTTCCTATTATACTATTTTACTTTCACGATAAAAAATATGATGAAATTGCAGATATTCTCTCAATCAGTCTTTCTTCTGTGAAAACTAGATTGTTAAGAGGAAAAACGATGCTCAAAAAGATCATGGAGGATGAAGAAAAAAAGGGAGGTGAAGGATAA
- a CDS encoding DUF378 domain-containing protein, translating to MSTIQRLALALTIIGAINWGLIGFFQFDLVAAIFGGQDAALSRIVYGLVGISGLINLGLLFKPWKEVETSPEARPTR from the coding sequence ATGTCAACTATTCAACGCCTTGCATTAGCTCTTACAATCATTGGTGCAATAAATTGGGGACTAATTGGATTCTTCCAATTTGATCTTGTAGCAGCTATCTTTGGTGGTCAAGATGCAGCTTTATCTCGTATTGTTTACGGTCTAGTTGGGATCTCGGGATTAATCAATCTTGGTCTGTTATTTAAGCCTTGGAAAGAAGTAGAAACAAGTCCAGAAGCAAGACCTACAAGATAA
- a CDS encoding peptidylprolyl isomerase, giving the protein MRKLMVVFGLLLVLVACGTNEQEGATEQDETTEQGSTPEGTTVAACTGLEGETLRQLKGDNGCPQVEMVTSMGTITIELYPDVSPKAVENFITHSKNGYYDGLTFHRVMNEFMIQGGDPQGTGAGGESIYGGPFEDEFSDEVMHLRGALSMANSGPNTNGSQFFIVQKTAIEDELLKQMQDAKFPEEVISAYEENGGTPWLDHKHTVFGQVVEGLEVVDAIAAVDVDAQSKPSDTIVIEEINVIE; this is encoded by the coding sequence ATGAGAAAATTAATGGTGGTTTTTGGATTATTACTTGTATTAGTTGCCTGTGGCACGAATGAGCAGGAAGGTGCAACAGAACAAGATGAAACGACAGAACAAGGTAGTACACCGGAAGGTACAACTGTAGCAGCGTGTACTGGGCTAGAGGGTGAGACACTACGTCAATTGAAAGGGGATAATGGTTGTCCTCAAGTCGAGATGGTAACGTCAATGGGGACCATTACAATCGAGTTATATCCAGATGTTTCCCCAAAGGCAGTTGAGAACTTTATAACACATAGTAAAAATGGATATTACGATGGACTCACTTTTCATAGAGTTATGAACGAGTTTATGATTCAGGGTGGAGATCCACAAGGGACAGGTGCTGGTGGAGAAAGTATCTATGGTGGTCCTTTTGAAGATGAATTTTCTGATGAAGTTATGCACTTACGTGGGGCACTTTCAATGGCTAATTCTGGACCAAATACAAACGGAAGTCAATTTTTTATCGTACAAAAAACGGCAATAGAAGATGAACTTTTAAAACAAATGCAGGATGCTAAGTTTCCTGAAGAAGTGATTAGCGCCTATGAGGAGAACGGTGGTACTCCGTGGTTAGACCATAAACATACCGTATTTGGTCAGGTGGTTGAGGGTCTAGAGGTTGTGGATGCCATTGCTGCAGTGGATGTTGATGCTCAGAGTAAACCAAGTGATACCATTGTAATTGAAGAGATAAATGTAATAGAATAG
- the yugI gene encoding S1 domain-containing post-transcriptional regulator GSP13, producing MSEKIEVGSVLTGKVTGIQPYGAFVALDENTQGLVHISEIKHGFVKEVSEHLTVGDEVKVKVLSIDEAAGKISLSIRATEKAPEKAPLQKIMKRNSEQSDTEVHGFNTLKEKLEEWIEQSDDRENLLKK from the coding sequence ATGTCTGAGAAAATAGAAGTTGGTAGTGTATTAACGGGGAAGGTGACAGGCATTCAGCCCTATGGTGCGTTTGTCGCGTTAGACGAAAACACACAAGGACTTGTTCATATTTCTGAAATTAAGCATGGCTTTGTTAAAGAAGTAAGTGAACACTTAACGGTTGGGGATGAAGTAAAGGTGAAGGTTCTTTCTATAGATGAAGCAGCAGGAAAGATTAGTCTTTCTATTCGTGCTACTGAGAAAGCTCCTGAAAAGGCGCCATTACAAAAGATTATGAAGCGTAACAGCGAGCAATCAGATACAGAGGTACACGGTTTTAATACGCTTAAGGAAAAGCTTGAAGAGTGGATTGAGCAATCGGATGATCGTGAAAATCTTTTAAAGAAATAA
- a CDS encoding alpha/beta fold hydrolase produces MHPTLSKVEQPTIVLIHGFLSSTFSFRRLIPLLVQNYNVIAIDFPPFGKSNKSRRFVYTYQNIASNIIELLEHHHIKKPILVGHSMGGQLCLHIIKQRPKLISKAILLCSSAYLERPKQSIRFSTYLPFFSLYLKHWLSKQGVKSNLLNVVYDPSMIDDEMMLGYEEPFTNKRIFPGLTRLIRHRESDLSPKDVQEIDTECLLIWGKQDRVVPVSIGKRLNKDLKNSKLIILEHTGHLLPEERPEEIYTYINQFVNPSRVVEE; encoded by the coding sequence ATGCATCCTACCCTTTCTAAGGTCGAACAGCCTACTATCGTATTGATTCATGGCTTTCTCTCATCTACATTCAGCTTTCGCCGCCTAATTCCATTATTAGTCCAAAACTACAATGTCATTGCCATTGACTTCCCTCCATTCGGAAAGAGTAATAAGTCGAGGAGATTTGTCTATACCTATCAAAACATTGCAAGTAATATAATCGAACTATTAGAGCACCACCATATCAAGAAACCTATACTAGTGGGTCACTCTATGGGAGGGCAGCTCTGTTTACACATAATAAAACAGCGTCCTAAGCTTATCTCAAAAGCGATTCTTTTATGTAGCTCTGCTTATTTAGAGCGCCCCAAGCAGTCAATAAGATTTTCAACCTATCTTCCTTTCTTTTCGCTATACTTGAAGCATTGGCTATCTAAACAAGGAGTGAAGAGTAACTTATTAAACGTGGTATACGATCCTTCCATGATTGATGATGAAATGATGCTCGGCTATGAGGAGCCCTTTACCAATAAGCGTATCTTCCCTGGACTAACTAGATTGATTCGACATCGTGAATCTGATTTAAGTCCTAAAGACGTTCAAGAAATTGATACTGAGTGTTTACTTATTTGGGGTAAACAAGATAGGGTGGTCCCAGTCAGTATCGGAAAAAGATTGAATAAAGATTTGAAGAATTCTAAACTTATTATTTTAGAACACACTGGACATCTACTTCCCGAAGAGAGACCTGAAGAGATATATACTTATATTAATCAATTTGTAAATCCTAGCAGGGTGGTTGAGGAATAA
- a CDS encoding iron-containing alcohol dehydrogenase, with translation MEQFIFHNPTKLIFGKDTLSRLKDEIPTYGKKVLLVYGGGSIKRNGIYDQVLSLLEEVGAEVHELSGVEPNPRLSTAKKGIEICKNEGIEVLLAVGGGSVIDCTKLIAAGAKYDGDAWDLVTRKAVANEALPFGTVLTLAATGSEMNAGSVITNWETNEKYGWGSGETFPRFSILDPVHTFSVPKDQTIYGIVDMMSHVFEHYFHKATNTPLQDRMCEAILTTVMEAAPKLVNDLENYELRETILYNGTMALNGMVSMGYRGDWASHGIEHAVSAVYDIPHAGGLAILFPNWMKHTLDTDVSRFVQLAVRVFGVNPEGKSDREVALEGIDKVREFWNSIGAPSRLADYEIGDDQLDLVADKAMARGPFGGFQTLEKEDVLAILRASL, from the coding sequence ATGGAACAGTTTATTTTTCATAATCCAACCAAGTTGATTTTTGGAAAGGATACATTATCTCGTTTAAAAGATGAAATCCCTACATATGGAAAGAAAGTTCTACTTGTCTATGGTGGAGGTAGTATTAAACGTAATGGTATTTATGATCAGGTCTTATCTCTTTTAGAAGAAGTAGGAGCAGAGGTTCATGAACTATCAGGAGTTGAGCCAAATCCTCGCCTTTCAACTGCTAAAAAAGGAATTGAGATTTGTAAGAATGAAGGAATTGAAGTTTTACTAGCAGTAGGAGGAGGCAGTGTAATTGACTGCACGAAACTAATTGCTGCTGGTGCTAAATATGATGGAGATGCTTGGGATTTAGTTACTCGTAAAGCAGTAGCAAATGAGGCTCTTCCATTTGGAACGGTCTTAACATTAGCTGCCACAGGATCAGAGATGAATGCTGGCTCTGTTATTACAAACTGGGAAACAAATGAGAAATACGGTTGGGGTAGTGGAGAAACTTTCCCGAGGTTTTCTATTTTAGATCCTGTCCATACCTTCTCAGTTCCAAAGGATCAAACGATTTACGGTATTGTTGATATGATGTCTCACGTGTTTGAACATTATTTCCACAAGGCAACTAATACTCCGTTACAAGATCGTATGTGTGAAGCGATTTTAACTACGGTTATGGAAGCAGCACCGAAATTAGTAAATGACCTTGAAAATTATGAATTACGTGAAACGATTCTATATAATGGAACAATGGCTTTAAATGGAATGGTATCGATGGGTTACCGTGGAGACTGGGCTTCACATGGTATTGAGCATGCTGTTTCAGCTGTTTATGACATTCCCCATGCTGGAGGATTAGCCATTCTCTTCCCTAACTGGATGAAGCATACGCTTGATACAGACGTTAGTCGTTTTGTTCAACTAGCAGTGCGTGTGTTCGGAGTAAATCCAGAAGGTAAATCTGATCGTGAGGTTGCCTTAGAGGGTATCGATAAAGTGAGAGAATTCTGGAACAGTATTGGTGCTCCATCTAGGTTAGCCGATTATGAGATTGGTGACGATCAACTGGATTTAGTAGCTGACAAAGCTATGGCAAGAGGACCGTTTGGTGGGTTCCAAACTCTAGAAAAAGAGGATGTACTAGCAATTTTACGTGCATCATTATAA
- a CDS encoding EAL domain-containing protein: MNSSQITHTNSEIKIEHNETNIENIIGNEFSTFWIRDLTTGHLKVSKGIEVIYKRSAEEFNEDPTLWETLFYPEDLDVIEKIENQLLKGETTDYEYRVILPDGSIRWIRDQAAPLMDAQNNIIKTYGFITDVTDYKHLQIELTKNRQHFQQIIESVDMIIWTFNMLTGDTIYSSNSAEIFGIPSTAFQENSNLWWEIIHPEDVDSALKHLHILEQGKPTSNTYRIIRPGNGQIRWINDRAISIKDKQNRVIGFQGVKVDVTESKMTEEKIHYMAFHDSLTGLPNRYHLNERLEELLSLYQGTTSKLSILFIDLDRFKLINDTLGHYYGDLLLIETAKRLSDILSAKGMVSRQGGDEFILLLEDTGRSEVEEIAKKIIERFTFPFDLEGKEIFSTPSIGISMYPEDGQDSDTLVRNADLSMYEAKRKGKNRYRFFEATQIKTASNTVSMEINLRKALRNQEFLLHYQPIVNLENGEMTGVEALLRWESPNRGLVSPLEFIPLAEETGLIVPIGEWVMLQACQQLKQWHNLGYKKVDISVNVSMRQFQEENFVCSVEQVLTKTGLEPHYLTIEITESIMQNTNESISIINKLKELGVKIAIDDFGTGYSSLSVLRDLSLDKIKIDKTFVNDIGTNKDFILKTMIDLAKNLKMQIVAEGIENGQHVEFLKNHNCDFGQGFYFARPSSAHAIEDKLKKQA; encoded by the coding sequence GTGAACTCAAGCCAAATTACCCATACCAACTCAGAGATTAAAATTGAGCACAATGAAACAAATATAGAAAACATCATTGGCAATGAGTTCTCTACTTTTTGGATTAGAGATCTAACTACAGGTCATTTAAAGGTTTCAAAGGGAATTGAAGTCATTTATAAACGATCTGCTGAAGAATTTAATGAAGATCCAACACTTTGGGAAACACTTTTTTACCCAGAAGACCTTGATGTTATAGAGAAGATTGAAAATCAACTATTAAAAGGAGAGACAACTGATTACGAATATCGGGTTATCCTTCCAGATGGTTCCATTCGATGGATTAGAGACCAGGCAGCTCCGCTGATGGATGCTCAAAATAATATCATTAAAACATATGGTTTTATTACGGATGTAACAGATTATAAACATTTGCAGATAGAATTAACGAAGAATCGACAGCACTTTCAGCAAATTATTGAATCAGTAGATATGATTATTTGGACTTTTAACATGCTTACTGGTGACACAATTTATTCCTCCAATTCAGCTGAAATCTTTGGAATTCCTTCTACTGCTTTCCAAGAAAATTCAAATTTATGGTGGGAAATTATTCATCCAGAGGATGTCGATTCAGCCTTAAAGCATTTACACATATTAGAGCAGGGCAAACCAACCTCTAACACATATAGAATTATTCGTCCGGGTAATGGTCAAATCAGATGGATTAATGACCGAGCCATTTCGATTAAAGATAAACAAAATCGAGTTATTGGATTTCAAGGGGTAAAGGTCGATGTTACTGAAAGTAAAATGACGGAAGAGAAAATCCACTATATGGCTTTCCATGATTCATTAACTGGATTACCGAACCGATATCACCTAAATGAGAGGCTAGAAGAACTTCTTTCCTTATACCAGGGAACTACGTCAAAGTTATCAATACTTTTTATTGATTTAGATCGGTTCAAGCTGATTAATGATACATTAGGCCATTACTATGGAGACTTACTTTTAATCGAAACAGCTAAAAGGTTATCTGATATTCTTTCAGCTAAGGGCATGGTTTCAAGACAAGGTGGAGATGAGTTTATTCTTTTACTAGAAGATACGGGTCGTTCTGAGGTTGAAGAAATTGCTAAGAAAATCATTGAGAGGTTTACTTTTCCGTTTGATTTGGAAGGTAAAGAGATTTTCTCTACACCAAGCATAGGAATTAGTATGTATCCAGAGGATGGGCAGGATTCTGATACTTTGGTGAGAAATGCTGATTTATCAATGTATGAAGCAAAACGCAAAGGGAAAAATCGATACAGATTTTTTGAGGCAACACAAATTAAGACGGCAAGTAATACAGTCTCTATGGAAATTAATCTAAGGAAGGCATTAAGAAATCAAGAATTTCTTCTGCATTACCAGCCGATCGTAAACCTTGAGAATGGGGAGATGACAGGAGTAGAGGCTCTACTTAGGTGGGAAAGTCCGAATCGTGGATTAGTATCTCCACTTGAATTTATTCCATTAGCAGAGGAAACAGGCTTGATTGTCCCTATTGGAGAATGGGTCATGCTTCAAGCTTGTCAGCAGCTAAAGCAATGGCATAACTTAGGTTATAAGAAGGTAGATATATCCGTAAACGTATCAATGAGGCAGTTTCAGGAGGAAAACTTTGTTTGTTCGGTAGAGCAGGTATTAACAAAAACGGGTTTAGAACCTCACTACCTAACCATTGAAATAACGGAATCAATTATGCAAAACACGAATGAATCGATCAGCATTATAAATAAATTAAAAGAACTTGGTGTGAAAATAGCAATAGATGATTTTGGAACAGGTTATTCTTCTCTAAGTGTATTAAGGGATTTATCCTTAGATAAGATTAAAATAGATAAAACCTTTGTAAATGATATTGGGACAAACAAGGATTTTATCTTAAAGACGATGATTGACTTAGCAAAAAATTTAAAGATGCAAATCGTTGCAGAAGGAATAGAGAATGGACAGCACGTTGAATTCTTAAAAAATCATAATTGTGATTTTGGACAAGGATTTTACTTTGCAAGACCATCTTCAGCCCATGCAATCGAAGACAAACTAAAAAAGCAAGCTTAA
- a CDS encoding hotdog fold thioesterase, translated as MLNRKTLLDSLGIEVTLLEEGKVIATMPVDERTHQPFGVLHGGASVALAETVASVGSYHLVDQQTEGCVGLEINANHIKSKSSGVVTAHGSILHKGRSTMVWDIKIVDEDEKLISVSRCTVAVIKLKK; from the coding sequence ATGTTAAACAGAAAAACATTGCTTGATTCCTTAGGAATTGAGGTTACCTTACTTGAGGAAGGTAAGGTCATTGCAACGATGCCAGTAGATGAGCGAACACATCAACCTTTTGGAGTACTGCATGGAGGAGCATCTGTAGCTCTTGCTGAGACGGTCGCTAGCGTTGGATCATATCACCTGGTCGACCAACAAACTGAAGGGTGTGTGGGATTAGAGATCAATGCTAATCATATTAAATCAAAAAGCTCTGGTGTTGTAACTGCCCATGGCTCCATTTTACATAAAGGTAGATCAACAATGGTATGGGATATTAAAATTGTGGATGAAGATGAAAAGTTGATCAGTGTTTCTAGGTGTACGGTTGCTGTAATTAAATTAAAAAAATAG
- a CDS encoding MFS transporter, whose product MTIIQTKKKNLVIMWIANFFVAASATMVLPFLSLYIGTFGDFSEEYVQRWSGFVFSISFLTALFFSPLWGRISDKHGYKRILMITGFGISISVFFMGFVQSVEQLFILRLLMGIVTGFIPTSIAFISAQTSKESAGKTLATLQTGTVSGALLGPLLGGLIVDLVGFQYTFMITSFFIFGAALLVTFGVKEIKKEKKKNEKVYSRKEVFLQIVQSPLLFMTMIVSLIIQVANFSIQPVLALYVNELNHGANIALLAGLAFSITGLGNLLATRRWGQMGDKIGYEKVLIILLVISAVFFIPQAFVTSLWQLVILRFFFGVALGGIIPCLTAYIRELSHSSVQGEVLGYSVSFRFLGNVIGPSLGGILSGFFGISSVFILTGSLFLVAAFILWFMVKREEQTAQRTLSA is encoded by the coding sequence GTGACCATTATTCAAACTAAGAAAAAGAACCTTGTCATTATGTGGATCGCAAACTTTTTTGTAGCCGCAAGTGCAACCATGGTTCTTCCGTTTCTATCTCTTTATATTGGAACTTTTGGGGATTTCTCAGAAGAGTATGTTCAAAGATGGTCTGGTTTTGTGTTCAGTATAAGCTTTTTAACGGCACTTTTCTTTTCTCCATTATGGGGAAGGATAAGCGATAAGCATGGTTATAAAAGGATTTTAATGATCACAGGCTTCGGAATATCGATCAGTGTATTTTTTATGGGGTTTGTTCAATCTGTTGAACAGCTTTTTATATTACGATTATTAATGGGGATTGTGACTGGATTTATCCCTACTTCAATTGCCTTTATATCAGCACAAACATCAAAAGAATCGGCAGGTAAAACCTTAGCAACACTTCAAACTGGAACGGTCTCAGGTGCATTATTAGGCCCTTTATTAGGCGGTTTAATTGTTGACCTAGTTGGATTTCAATATACGTTTATGATCACGTCTTTCTTCATTTTTGGGGCAGCATTACTAGTGACATTTGGGGTAAAAGAAATAAAAAAAGAGAAAAAGAAAAACGAGAAAGTGTACTCAAGAAAAGAAGTTTTTCTTCAAATTGTTCAATCGCCCTTGCTATTTATGACCATGATTGTTTCTTTAATCATCCAGGTTGCTAACTTTAGCATACAGCCTGTTCTCGCCTTATATGTAAATGAGTTAAATCACGGTGCTAATATAGCATTGCTAGCAGGTTTAGCTTTTTCCATTACCGGTTTAGGAAATTTACTAGCAACCAGACGTTGGGGGCAAATGGGCGATAAGATTGGCTATGAAAAAGTGCTAATCATATTACTGGTAATCTCAGCAGTTTTCTTTATACCACAGGCTTTCGTTACATCCTTATGGCAGCTCGTTATACTTCGGTTCTTCTTTGGAGTTGCTCTCGGGGGAATCATTCCATGTTTGACTGCTTATATTCGAGAGCTTTCACACTCATCAGTTCAGGGAGAGGTGCTTGGCTACAGTGTTAGCTTCCGCTTTCTCGGAAACGTCATTGGTCCTTCACTAGGAGGGATTTTATCAGGATTTTTTGGCATCTCCAGTGTTTTTATTTTAACCGGTTCCCTATTTTTAGTGGCCGCATTCATTTTATGGTTTATGGTTAAACGCGAAGAGCAAACGGCCCAACGAACATTGTCTGCTTAA
- a CDS encoding superoxide dismutase family protein, producing MKKWIVAVSIAMLLGGCADTRPTKIDIELKNADGDSHGYATLTEKAEGLQVTLALKGFEPGPHAIHFHEKGVCEGPDFESAGGHYNPEDKDHGLLNPDGAHAGDLPNIIAEPDGTVMTEFMAGGVTLKEGKTTLFPKEGTALIIHEGADDGMSQPAGDAGKRIACGEINLEEQKKNKDNAGKAEEMKEEEEK from the coding sequence ATGAAAAAGTGGATTGTAGCTGTCAGTATAGCCATGCTTCTTGGTGGGTGTGCGGATACAAGGCCGACAAAGATTGATATAGAGTTAAAAAATGCTGACGGAGATAGTCATGGATATGCCACGTTAACAGAGAAGGCTGAGGGGTTACAGGTAACCTTAGCTTTAAAAGGTTTTGAGCCAGGGCCACATGCGATTCATTTTCATGAAAAAGGGGTTTGCGAGGGACCTGATTTTGAATCGGCAGGAGGTCACTATAATCCAGAGGATAAAGATCATGGCTTATTAAATCCAGATGGAGCTCATGCAGGGGATTTGCCAAATATTATCGCGGAACCAGACGGTACAGTCATGACGGAATTCATGGCTGGGGGAGTTACGTTAAAAGAGGGGAAAACTACTTTGTTTCCTAAAGAAGGTACTGCCCTAATCATTCATGAAGGTGCCGATGATGGAATGAGCCAGCCTGCTGGAGACGCAGGAAAACGGATTGCGTGTGGTGAAATCAATCTTGAAGAACAAAAGAAAAATAAAGATAACGCTGGAAAAGCTGAAGAGATGAAAGAAGAAGAGGAAAAATAG